From a single Anomaloglossus baeobatrachus isolate aAnoBae1 chromosome 8, aAnoBae1.hap1, whole genome shotgun sequence genomic region:
- the LOC142249171 gene encoding uncharacterized protein LOC142249171: MAVSQGDRSSPRAPGEINQTIIQAGVPPAPGVAPPAIIPAGAGVPPAPGVAPPAIIPAVAGVPPSPGVAPLAIIPAVAGVPPSHGVAPPSVNRVGAGVPPSHGVALPASHSGLHRPSPNGASRGYPVSSIAMGHRSQSLMPLIRASVTPATWQVYGDCRPAVWVVGHSYIYWAEKRAMIRPGGKNLGFRNVEVNWRGIRGLRWQQIFPEMVDISRSATGPLVMVIHAGGNDLVKRSTVELLTVMKTDIERLAYLFPDTVWVWSEIVPRAVWHGAKNANGIERSRRKINARMAKFMRERCGIVVRHHQLEGDNSALLRADGVHLTDIGQDILLSGIQDGVDQALKVMGGVGVLCRRYT, translated from the exons ATGGCTGTCAGCCAGGGAGACCGGTCATCTCCCAGGGCGCCCGGCGAAATTAACCAGACCATCATCCAAGcaggagtccctccagcacccggagtcgctccgccagccatcatcccagcgggagccggagtccctccagcacccggagtcgctcccccagccatcatcccagcggtagccggagtccctccatcacctggagtcgctcctctagccatcatcccagcggtagccggggtccctccatcacatggagtcgctcctccgtccgtcaatcgagtgggagccggggtccctccatcacatggagtcgctctTCCTGCATCACACAGCG gccttcacagaccatctcccaatggcgcatccagagggtatcccgtgtcctccatcgctatgggacaccgtagccaatcactaatgcctctaatccgtgcctccgttacaccggctacctggcaggtctatg gcgactgcagaccggcagtctgggtagttggtcactcttatatttactgggcagaaaaaagagccatgattcgaccaggaggaaagaaccttggcttcagaaacgttgaggtcaattggagaggcatcagagggctaagatggcaacaaattttcccggagatggtggacatctccaggtcggccacggggccgttggtaatggtgattcatgctggtggcaatgatttggtgaaacgcagtacggtcgaactactaacagtgatgaagacggacatcgaacgtttggcctacctcttcccggatacagtatgggtgtggtcagagatagtaccacgagcggtatggcacggagcaaaaaatgcaaatggcatagagcggtcaaggagaaagatcaatgcgagaatggcaaaattcatgagagaaagatgtggaatcgtggtgcgtcaccaccagttggaaggcgataactctgcactgctgagggcagacggagtgcaccttacggacattggtcaagacattttgttgtccgggatacaggacggagtggatcaggccctgaaggtgatgggtggggtcggagtcctgtgtaggcggtacacatga